The Mycobacterium paragordonae genome includes a region encoding these proteins:
- a CDS encoding helix-turn-helix transcriptional regulator — protein MRHTGVVKIQSQPHAAAPAAGAVGSDGHTRRSIVRLLVESGSITATEISDRLGLAPAGVRRHLDALIEAGDAESFASASWQQAGRGRPAKRYRLTAAGRAKLDHAYDDLASAAMRQLREVGGEDAVKTFARRRIDAILSGVAAAEGPDEDAIEATADRIAQALTKAGYVATTTRVGGPIHGVQICQHHCPVSHVAEKFPELCEAEQQAMSEVLGTHVQLLATIVNGDCACTTHVPLAIPISEAPSPRPTATSTKGASS, from the coding sequence TTGCGACACACTGGTGTTGTGAAAATCCAATCCCAACCGCATGCTGCCGCGCCCGCAGCCGGCGCTGTCGGGTCGGACGGACACACCCGGCGCTCGATCGTCCGCCTGCTGGTCGAATCCGGCTCCATCACCGCCACCGAAATCAGTGACCGGCTGGGCCTGGCGCCCGCCGGTGTGCGCCGGCATCTGGACGCGCTGATCGAGGCCGGCGACGCGGAATCGTTCGCGTCGGCGTCGTGGCAGCAGGCAGGACGCGGACGACCCGCAAAGCGGTACCGGTTGACCGCCGCCGGTCGGGCCAAGCTCGACCACGCCTATGACGACCTGGCCTCTGCCGCGATGCGGCAACTGCGGGAGGTCGGCGGCGAGGACGCGGTGAAGACTTTTGCGCGGCGGCGCATCGATGCGATTCTGTCCGGGGTCGCGGCGGCCGAAGGCCCGGACGAGGACGCCATCGAAGCGACCGCCGACCGGATCGCGCAGGCGTTGACCAAAGCCGGATATGTCGCCACCACCACCCGGGTGGGCGGCCCCATCCACGGTGTGCAAATCTGCCAGCACCACTGCCCGGTGTCCCATGTAGCCGAGAAGTTCCCCGAATTGTGCGAAGCCGAGCAGCAGGCCATGTCCGAGGTGCTCGGCACCCACGTGCAGTTGTTGGCGACGATCGTCAACGGTGACTGCGCCTGCACCACCCACGTACCCCTAGCTATTCCTATTTCGGAGGCGCCCAGCCCGCGCCCCACCGCAACGAGCACCAAAGGAGCGTCCTCATGA
- the mptB gene encoding polyprenol phosphomannose-dependent alpha 1,6 mannosyltransferase MptB, with the protein MAARHHTLSSSIASLHGDEQTVGKPLNAAEHTAMQRTRLFGATGTVLMAIGALGDGARPVVQDPTFGVRLLNLPSRIQTVSLTMTTTGAVMMALAWLMLGRFASGKRRMSRGELDRTLVLWMLPLLIAPPMYSKDVYSYLAQSQISLEGLDPYRVGPASGLGLGHVFTLSVPSLWRETPAPYGPLFLWIGRGISGLTGENIVAAVLCHRLVVLFGVALIVWATPRLARRCGVAEVSALWLGAANPLLFMHLVAGIHNEALMLGLMLTGAEFALRGLDGQRSDRLMPQSWRIGPDWQPPGLLVGGSILIVLSSQVKLPSLLALGFVTMALAYRLGSTVKSFLLSGTAMAALTLAVMGIVGWASGLGFGWIFTLGTANVVRSWMSPPTLLALGTGQVGILLGLGDHTTAILSLTRAIGVLIIMVMVCWLLLAVFRGRLHPIGGLGVALGLTVLLFPVVQPWYLLWAIIPLAAWATRTKFRAAAIVVTLIVGIFGPTANGDRFALFQIVDATLASAFIVVVLIALTYHRLPWRPLPEEPIAPEPSVTLVTPAAGEATPAPEAAPDAYADST; encoded by the coding sequence ATGGCAGCCCGCCACCACACTCTGAGCTCGTCGATCGCCAGTCTGCACGGCGACGAGCAGACGGTGGGCAAGCCGCTCAACGCCGCCGAACACACCGCGATGCAGCGGACCCGGCTGTTCGGCGCCACCGGCACCGTCTTGATGGCGATCGGCGCGCTGGGCGACGGGGCCAGACCGGTAGTCCAGGACCCCACCTTCGGCGTGCGGCTGCTGAACCTGCCGTCGCGCATTCAGACGGTTTCGCTGACCATGACCACCACTGGCGCGGTGATGATGGCGCTGGCCTGGTTGATGCTCGGCCGCTTCGCCTCCGGCAAGCGCCGGATGTCGCGCGGCGAACTTGACCGCACGCTGGTGTTGTGGATGCTCCCGCTGCTGATCGCCCCGCCGATGTACAGCAAGGACGTCTACTCCTACCTCGCCCAGAGCCAGATCTCGCTGGAAGGGCTCGACCCGTACCGGGTGGGGCCGGCCTCCGGCCTGGGCCTGGGCCACGTGTTCACGCTGTCGGTGCCCAGCCTGTGGCGCGAGACCCCGGCGCCCTACGGCCCGCTGTTTCTGTGGATCGGACGCGGCATCTCCGGCCTCACCGGTGAGAACATCGTCGCCGCTGTTCTGTGCCACCGCCTGGTGGTGTTGTTCGGCGTGGCGTTGATCGTGTGGGCTACGCCGCGGTTGGCCCGTCGCTGCGGGGTGGCCGAGGTCAGCGCGCTGTGGCTGGGTGCGGCCAATCCGCTGCTGTTCATGCACCTGGTAGCCGGCATCCACAACGAGGCGCTGATGCTGGGGCTGATGCTGACGGGCGCGGAGTTCGCGCTGCGCGGCCTGGACGGACAGCGGTCGGATCGCCTTATGCCTCAGTCGTGGCGGATCGGCCCGGACTGGCAACCGCCGGGGTTGCTGGTGGGCGGCTCGATTCTGATCGTCCTGTCGTCGCAGGTGAAGCTGCCGTCTTTGCTGGCCCTGGGCTTCGTCACCATGGCACTGGCCTACCGGCTCGGCAGCACGGTGAAGTCCTTCCTGCTGTCAGGCACCGCGATGGCGGCCTTGACCCTTGCGGTGATGGGCATCGTCGGCTGGGCCAGTGGGCTCGGTTTCGGCTGGATCTTCACGCTGGGCACCGCCAACGTGGTGCGCAGCTGGATGTCGCCGCCGACCCTGCTGGCGCTGGGCACCGGGCAGGTCGGCATCCTGCTGGGCCTCGGTGATCACACCACCGCGATCTTGTCGCTGACCCGTGCGATCGGCGTGCTGATCATCATGGTCATGGTCTGCTGGCTGCTGCTCGCGGTCTTCCGTGGCCGGCTGCATCCGATCGGCGGGCTCGGGGTGGCGCTGGGCCTCACCGTGCTGCTGTTCCCCGTCGTGCAGCCGTGGTACCTGCTGTGGGCGATCATTCCCTTGGCTGCCTGGGCGACCCGCACCAAGTTCCGGGCCGCGGCCATCGTGGTCACCCTGATCGTCGGCATCTTCGGCCCGACCGCCAACGGCGACCGTTTCGCGCTGTTTCAGATCGTCGACGCCACGTTGGCCAGCGCTTTCATCGTCGTCGTGCTCATCGCGCTGACCTACCACCGGCTGCCGTGGCGCCCCCTCCCGGAAGAGCCCATCGCACCCGAACCGTCGGTGACACTGGTCACTCCCGCCGCTGGGGAGGCCACCCCGGCTCCCGAAGCGGCGCCCGACGCCTACGCTGATTCCACGTGA
- a CDS encoding ABC transporter ATP-binding protein, with product MSPVPHDRDIAVRLRGVCKQYGSVKAVSSLDLEVHAAEVFALLGPNGAGKTTTVEMCEGFIRPDAGSIEVLGLDPIADNARLRPRIGVMLQGGGGYPAARAGEMLNLVASYAADPLDPKWLLETLGLTEAARTTYRRLSGGQQQRLALACALVGRPELVFLDEPTAGMDAHARLLVWELIDALRRDGVTVVLTTHQLKEAEELADRLVIIDHGTTVAAGTPAELMRSGAKDQLRFSAPPRLDLSLLTAALPEGYRASELSPGEYLVEGAVGPQVLATVTAWCARIDVLATDLRVEQRSLEDVFLDLTGRSLRS from the coding sequence GTGAGCCCCGTCCCCCACGACCGCGATATCGCGGTGCGACTGCGCGGGGTATGCAAGCAGTACGGGTCCGTAAAGGCCGTTTCGAGCCTCGATCTCGAGGTGCATGCCGCCGAAGTGTTCGCGTTGTTGGGTCCCAACGGCGCCGGCAAGACGACCACGGTCGAAATGTGCGAGGGCTTCATCCGCCCCGATGCCGGCAGCATCGAGGTGCTGGGGCTGGACCCGATCGCCGACAACGCGCGCCTGCGCCCGCGCATCGGCGTGATGTTGCAGGGCGGCGGCGGCTACCCGGCGGCCCGCGCCGGCGAGATGCTCAACCTGGTTGCTTCCTACGCCGCCGATCCGCTGGACCCGAAGTGGCTGCTGGAAACCCTCGGCCTGACTGAGGCCGCGCGAACGACCTACCGCCGGCTCTCCGGTGGCCAGCAGCAACGGCTCGCGCTGGCATGTGCGCTGGTCGGGCGGCCGGAGCTGGTATTCCTCGACGAACCCACCGCGGGCATGGACGCCCACGCCCGGCTGCTGGTCTGGGAGCTGATCGATGCGCTGCGCCGCGACGGCGTCACGGTGGTGCTGACCACCCACCAACTCAAAGAGGCCGAGGAACTGGCCGACCGGCTGGTGATCATCGACCACGGGACGACGGTCGCGGCGGGCACGCCCGCGGAGTTGATGCGCAGCGGCGCCAAGGATCAGCTGCGGTTCAGCGCGCCACCTCGCCTGGATCTTTCGTTACTGACCGCTGCATTACCCGAGGGCTACCGGGCCAGCGAGTTGTCACCTGGCGAGTATCTGGTCGAGGGTGCGGTAGGCCCGCAGGTGCTGGCAACGGTGACGGCTTGGTGTGCCCGCATCGACGTGCTGGCTACCGACCTGCGCGTCGAACAACGCAGCCTGGAGGACGTCTTCCTCGATCTGACCGGCAGGAGCCTGCGATCGTGA
- a CDS encoding ABC transporter permease — protein MLAAQFSLEAKLLLRNGEQLLLTMFIPITLLIGLTLLPFGSFGEHRAAVFTPAIMSLAVISTAFTGQAIAVAFDRRYGALKRLGATPLPVWGIIAGKALAVVFTVFLQSIVLGGIGFALGWRPPLAALALGGAVIALGTAGFAALGLLLGGTLRAEIVLALANLLWFAFAGFGALTLESGMIPAGVKWAARLTPSGALTESLSQAMSLSVDWFGLAVLAAWGFVGALAARRFFRFT, from the coding sequence ATGCTGGCCGCGCAGTTCAGCCTGGAGGCCAAGCTGCTGCTGCGCAACGGAGAGCAGCTGCTGCTGACGATGTTCATCCCGATCACCCTGTTGATCGGGCTCACGTTGCTTCCGTTCGGATCCTTCGGCGAGCATCGGGCGGCGGTGTTCACGCCCGCGATCATGTCCCTGGCGGTGATCTCCACGGCCTTCACCGGGCAGGCCATCGCGGTCGCCTTCGATCGTCGCTACGGCGCGCTTAAGCGACTCGGGGCGACTCCGCTGCCGGTGTGGGGAATCATCGCCGGCAAGGCACTGGCGGTGGTGTTCACTGTCTTCCTGCAGTCAATTGTCTTGGGCGGCATAGGTTTTGCGCTGGGCTGGCGGCCGCCGCTGGCGGCGCTGGCCCTGGGCGGCGCGGTGATCGCTTTGGGGACGGCAGGATTTGCGGCGCTCGGTCTGTTGCTTGGCGGGACACTGCGGGCCGAGATCGTGCTGGCGCTGGCCAACCTGTTGTGGTTCGCATTCGCCGGGTTCGGCGCGCTGACGCTGGAGTCGGGCATGATCCCGGCGGGCGTCAAATGGGCGGCGCGACTGACGCCGTCCGGCGCATTGACCGAGTCGCTGTCGCAGGCCATGAGCTTGTCGGTGGACTGGTTCGGGCTGGCGGTCCTCGCGGCGTGGGGCTTCGTGGGCGCGCTGGCGGCGCGGCGCTTCTTCCGCTTCACCTGA
- the sufC gene encoding Fe-S cluster assembly ATPase SufC yields the protein MTILEIRDLHVSVVNPSGADGEREIPILKGVDLTVKSGEKHALMGPNGSGKSTLSYAIAGHPKYVVTSGSITLDGEDVLAMSVDERARAGLFLAMQYPVEVPGVSVSNFLRSAATAIRGEAPKLRHWVKEVKTAMSALEIDPAFAERNVNEGFSGGEKKRHEILQLELLKPKIAILDETDSGLDVDALRVVSEGVNRYAESENGGILLITHYTRILRYIKPEYVHVFVGGRIAESGGSELADELEQNGYVRFTQATAGA from the coding sequence ATGACAATCCTGGAAATCAGAGACCTGCACGTCAGCGTCGTGAACCCGAGCGGCGCCGACGGCGAACGCGAGATCCCGATCCTCAAGGGCGTCGACCTGACCGTGAAATCCGGTGAAAAGCATGCCCTGATGGGACCCAACGGCTCGGGCAAGTCGACTCTGTCCTACGCGATCGCCGGACATCCCAAATACGTTGTCACCTCGGGGTCGATCACGCTGGACGGCGAAGACGTGCTGGCGATGAGCGTCGACGAGCGGGCGCGGGCCGGACTGTTCCTGGCCATGCAGTACCCCGTCGAGGTGCCCGGCGTCTCGGTGTCGAACTTCCTGCGCTCGGCTGCCACCGCCATCCGCGGCGAGGCGCCCAAGCTGCGGCACTGGGTCAAAGAGGTGAAGACCGCAATGTCCGCCCTGGAGATCGACCCGGCGTTCGCCGAGCGCAACGTCAATGAGGGCTTCTCCGGTGGTGAGAAGAAGCGCCATGAGATTCTGCAACTCGAGCTGCTGAAGCCGAAGATCGCCATCCTCGACGAGACCGACTCCGGCCTGGACGTCGACGCGCTGCGGGTGGTCAGCGAGGGCGTGAACCGCTACGCCGAGTCAGAGAACGGCGGCATCCTGCTGATCACGCACTACACCCGCATCCTGCGCTACATCAAGCCCGAGTATGTGCACGTCTTCGTCGGCGGCCGCATCGCCGAATCGGGTGGCTCTGAGCTGGCCGACGAACTCGAGCAGAACGGCTACGTGCGCTTCACGCAGGCGACCGCAGGCGCGTAA
- the sufD gene encoding Fe-S cluster assembly protein SufD codes for MTASLNKGELFASFDVDAFEVPHGRDELWRFTPLKRLRGLHDGTAVATGTATITVSEQPGVTVQTVRRGDERLGEAGVPADRVAAQAFSSFNAATLVTVGRDTQVGEPINITVAGPGQGAAAYGHLQIRVEELGEAVVVIDHRGSGTYADNVEFVVADAARLTVIWIADWADDTVHVSAHHARLGKDAVLRHVTVTLGGEVVRLAANVRFAGTGGDAELLGLYFADDGQHLESRLLVDHAQPDCKSNVLYKGALQGDPSSKLPDAHTVWIGDVLIRAEATGTDTFEMNRNLVLTDGARADSVPNLEIETGEIAGAGHASATGRFDDEQLFYLRSRGIPEEQARRLVIRGFFGEIISKIAVPEVRERLTAAIEYELEKTEKATTA; via the coding sequence ATGACCGCATCGTTGAACAAAGGCGAATTATTCGCGTCCTTCGACGTTGACGCCTTCGAAGTCCCGCACGGCCGCGACGAGCTTTGGCGGTTCACCCCGCTGAAGCGGTTGCGCGGCTTGCATGACGGCACTGCGGTGGCCACCGGCACCGCCACGATCACCGTCAGCGAGCAGCCCGGCGTCACTGTGCAGACGGTGCGCCGCGGCGACGAACGCCTCGGCGAAGCCGGCGTTCCCGCAGACCGTGTTGCGGCCCAAGCATTTTCGTCGTTCAACGCGGCGACGCTGGTCACCGTCGGGCGCGACACCCAGGTCGGTGAGCCGATCAACATCACCGTCGCCGGACCCGGGCAGGGGGCTGCGGCCTACGGACACCTGCAGATCCGGGTGGAAGAACTCGGCGAGGCCGTCGTCGTCATCGACCACCGGGGCAGCGGAACCTACGCCGACAACGTCGAATTCGTCGTCGCTGACGCCGCCCGGCTCACGGTGATCTGGATTGCCGACTGGGCCGACGACACCGTGCACGTGAGCGCCCACCACGCCCGCCTCGGTAAGGACGCGGTACTGCGCCATGTCACCGTCACCTTGGGCGGCGAGGTGGTCCGGTTGGCGGCCAACGTGCGGTTCGCCGGCACCGGCGGGGACGCCGAGTTGCTGGGCCTGTACTTCGCCGATGACGGCCAGCACCTCGAGTCGCGTCTGTTGGTGGACCATGCTCAGCCGGACTGCAAGTCCAACGTGCTCTATAAGGGTGCGCTGCAAGGGGATCCATCGTCCAAATTGCCCGACGCGCACACGGTGTGGATCGGCGACGTGCTGATTCGCGCCGAAGCCACCGGCACCGACACCTTCGAGATGAATCGCAACCTGGTGCTCACCGACGGCGCGCGCGCCGACTCGGTGCCCAACCTGGAGATCGAGACCGGCGAGATCGCCGGCGCCGGACACGCCAGTGCCACCGGGCGATTCGACGACGAGCAACTGTTCTACCTGCGCTCCCGCGGCATTCCCGAAGAACAGGCCCGCCGGCTGGTGATTCGCGGCTTCTTCGGCGAGATCATCTCCAAGATCGCGGTGCCCGAAGTGCGGGAGCGCCTCACCGCGGCCATCGAATACGAACTGGAAAAGACGGAGAAGGCAACAACCGCATGA
- a CDS encoding cysteine desulfurase has protein sequence MLDLTAIRADFPILKRVMRGGNQLAYLDSGATSQRPLQVLDAEREFLVTSNGGVHRGAHQLMEEATDAYEQGRADIAAFVGADPDELVFTKNATESLNLVSYVLGDSRFEGAIGPGDVIVTTELEHHANLVPWQELARRTGATLKWFGVTEDGRIDLDSLQLDRNVKVVTFSHHSNVTGALAPVGELVGRARAVGAFTVLDACQSVPHQPVDFHALGVDFAAFSGHKMLGPNGIGVLYARRELLATMPPFLTGGSMIETVTMETSTYAPAPQRFEAGTPMTSQVVGLAAAARYLDAVGMPAVEAHERELVAKAIEGLSGIEGVRIVGPTSMENRGSPVSFIVDGVHAHDVGQVLDDDGVAVRVGHHCALPLHRRFGLAATARASFALYNTEEEVDRLITGVRRSLEFFGRD, from the coding sequence ATGTTGGACCTCACGGCGATCCGCGCCGATTTCCCCATTCTCAAGCGCGTCATGCGCGGCGGAAATCAATTGGCGTACCTGGATTCCGGGGCGACCTCGCAGCGCCCGCTGCAGGTGCTCGATGCCGAGCGCGAGTTTCTCGTCACCTCCAACGGGGGTGTGCACCGCGGTGCGCACCAGCTGATGGAAGAGGCCACCGACGCCTATGAGCAGGGCCGAGCCGACATCGCCGCGTTCGTCGGCGCCGACCCCGACGAGCTGGTGTTCACCAAGAATGCCACCGAGTCGTTGAACCTCGTGTCATACGTGTTGGGCGATAGCCGTTTCGAGGGTGCGATCGGACCGGGCGACGTGATCGTCACCACCGAACTGGAACACCACGCCAACCTGGTGCCCTGGCAGGAACTGGCCCGGCGCACCGGCGCCACCCTCAAGTGGTTCGGCGTGACCGAAGACGGCCGTATCGATCTCGACTCGTTGCAGCTCGACCGCAACGTCAAAGTCGTTACTTTCAGCCATCATTCGAACGTGACGGGCGCACTGGCACCGGTCGGCGAACTGGTCGGGCGGGCCCGGGCGGTAGGGGCCTTCACCGTGCTGGACGCCTGCCAGTCGGTGCCGCACCAGCCGGTTGACTTCCATGCACTCGGCGTGGACTTCGCCGCGTTCTCCGGACACAAGATGTTGGGGCCCAACGGTATCGGCGTCCTCTACGCCCGCCGCGAGTTGCTGGCCACCATGCCTCCGTTTCTCACCGGCGGATCGATGATCGAGACCGTCACCATGGAGACCTCCACCTACGCGCCCGCCCCCCAGCGCTTCGAAGCGGGCACCCCGATGACGTCGCAGGTGGTCGGATTGGCCGCTGCCGCACGCTATCTGGACGCCGTCGGCATGCCGGCCGTGGAAGCGCACGAGCGCGAGTTGGTCGCCAAGGCCATCGAGGGCCTGTCCGGGATCGAGGGTGTCCGCATCGTCGGGCCCACATCGATGGAGAACCGTGGGTCGCCGGTCTCCTTCATCGTCGACGGCGTGCACGCGCACGACGTCGGCCAGGTGCTCGACGACGACGGCGTGGCCGTGCGCGTCGGACATCACTGCGCGTTGCCGCTGCACCGGCGGTTCGGCCTGGCGGCCACCGCCCGTGCGTCGTTCGCGCTCTACAACACCGAGGAAGAGGTCGACCGTCTGATAACAGGCGTTCGGCGGTCCCTGGAATTCTTTGGGAGAGACTGA
- the sufB gene encoding Fe-S cluster assembly protein SufB, with protein sequence MTLEAARTVEPLTQEQTIESLGKYGYGWADSDVAGASATRGLSEAVVRDISAKKSEPEWMLNIRLKALNIFDKKPMPNWGSNLEGIDFDNIKYFVRSSEKQAATWDDLPADIKNTYDKLGIPEAEKQRLVSGVAAQYESEVVYHSIREDLEKQGVIFLDTDTALREHPDIFKKYFGTVIPAGDNKFSALNTAVWSGGSFIYVPPGVHVDIPLQAYFRINTENMGQFERTLIIVDENAYVHYIEGCTAPIYKSDSLHSAVVEIIVKPGGRCRYTTIQNWSNNVYNLVTKRARAEAGATMEWVDGNIGSKVTMKYPAVWMTGEHAKGEVLSIAFAGEDQHQDTGAKMLHLAPNTSSNIVSKSVARGGGRTSYRGLVQVNKGAHGSKSSVKCDALLVDTISRSDTYPYVDIREDDVTMGHEATVSKVSENQLFYLMSRGMTEDEAMAMVVRGFVEPIAKELPMEYALELNRLIELQMEGAVG encoded by the coding sequence ATGACACTCGAAGCCGCACGGACGGTCGAGCCACTGACTCAGGAGCAGACCATCGAGTCGCTGGGCAAGTACGGCTACGGCTGGGCCGACTCCGACGTCGCGGGCGCCTCGGCCACGCGGGGTCTTTCAGAGGCGGTCGTCCGTGACATCTCGGCAAAGAAGAGCGAGCCGGAGTGGATGCTGAACATCCGGCTCAAGGCGCTCAACATCTTCGACAAGAAGCCCATGCCGAACTGGGGCTCCAACCTCGAGGGCATCGACTTCGACAACATCAAGTACTTCGTGCGCTCCAGCGAGAAGCAGGCTGCCACGTGGGACGACTTGCCCGCGGACATCAAGAACACCTACGACAAGCTGGGCATCCCGGAGGCCGAGAAGCAGCGGCTGGTCTCTGGTGTAGCCGCCCAGTACGAGTCCGAGGTCGTCTACCACTCCATCCGTGAGGATCTCGAGAAGCAGGGTGTCATCTTCCTGGACACGGATACAGCGCTGCGGGAACACCCCGACATCTTCAAGAAGTACTTCGGCACCGTGATCCCGGCCGGGGACAACAAGTTCTCCGCACTGAACACGGCGGTGTGGTCGGGTGGCAGCTTCATCTACGTGCCGCCGGGTGTGCACGTCGACATTCCGCTGCAGGCCTACTTCCGGATCAACACCGAGAACATGGGCCAGTTCGAGCGGACGCTGATCATCGTCGACGAGAACGCCTACGTGCATTACATCGAGGGCTGCACCGCGCCGATCTACAAGTCGGACTCGCTGCACTCGGCGGTGGTGGAGATCATCGTGAAGCCCGGTGGCCGTTGCCGTTACACGACGATCCAGAACTGGTCGAACAACGTCTACAACCTGGTCACCAAGCGGGCCCGGGCCGAGGCCGGCGCCACCATGGAGTGGGTCGACGGCAACATCGGATCCAAGGTCACCATGAAGTACCCGGCGGTCTGGATGACCGGCGAGCACGCCAAGGGTGAGGTGCTGTCGATCGCGTTCGCGGGTGAGGACCAGCACCAGGACACCGGCGCCAAAATGCTGCACCTGGCCCCGAACACGTCGAGCAACATCGTGTCCAAGTCGGTGGCGCGCGGCGGCGGCCGCACCTCCTACCGTGGCCTGGTTCAGGTCAACAAGGGCGCCCACGGATCCAAGTCGAGCGTGAAATGCGATGCGCTGCTGGTCGATACGATCAGCCGCAGCGACACCTACCCCTACGTCGACATCCGCGAGGACGACGTCACGATGGGTCACGAGGCCACCGTCTCCAAGGTCAGCGAGAACCAGCTGTTCTACCTGATGAGCCGCGGCATGACCGAAGACGAGGCCATGGCGATGGTGGTGCGCGGATTCGTCGAGCCGATCGCCAAGGAACTGCCGATGGAGTACGCGCTCGAGCTCAACCGGCTGATCGAGTTGCAGATGGAGGGTGCGGTCGGATGA
- a CDS encoding DUF559 domain-containing protein: MCIGSVALEQGRVSRYQLRTQYRAIYPDVYLPNDTQLSLRVRSEAAWLWTGRRGILAGLAAAALHGSDWIDDDEVVELMWRNPRPPAGIITRNCQLGIDEVTRVAGLPVTTAARTAFDLGRQLAAADAMPRLDALMRATPFSTETTLMLATRYAGARGVRQLRTLLPRIDPGAASPRETWLRMLLIDAGLPTPETQIPVVVHYRTVALLDMGWERFKVAAEYDGDQHRTNRRQYVRDLRRSKELAELGWIVIRVVAEDRPDQIVRQVSEALGRRGHRDIDTTHTTRRRGCA, translated from the coding sequence ATGTGCATCGGCAGCGTGGCGTTGGAGCAGGGACGAGTCAGCCGGTACCAGCTACGAACTCAGTACCGAGCGATCTACCCCGACGTATACCTGCCGAACGACACGCAACTGTCGTTACGGGTTCGCTCAGAGGCCGCATGGTTGTGGACGGGTCGCCGCGGCATACTGGCCGGGCTCGCCGCCGCGGCCTTGCACGGCTCGGACTGGATCGACGATGACGAAGTCGTTGAATTGATGTGGCGCAATCCCCGGCCGCCCGCCGGAATCATCACCCGCAATTGCCAGTTGGGCATCGACGAAGTCACCCGGGTTGCCGGGCTGCCCGTGACCACAGCTGCCCGGACGGCTTTCGACCTGGGGCGGCAACTGGCCGCCGCCGATGCGATGCCACGCCTCGACGCATTGATGCGGGCTACGCCGTTTTCTACCGAGACAACGTTGATGTTGGCGACGCGATACGCCGGAGCCCGAGGGGTACGGCAGCTCAGGACGCTGCTCCCCAGGATCGACCCGGGCGCTGCATCTCCGAGGGAGACATGGCTTCGGATGCTGCTGATTGACGCTGGACTGCCAACACCGGAGACCCAGATTCCCGTTGTGGTCCATTACCGAACAGTGGCCCTGCTGGACATGGGTTGGGAGCGGTTCAAGGTCGCCGCCGAATACGACGGCGACCAGCACCGAACGAACCGGCGCCAATACGTGCGCGACCTGCGTCGATCGAAGGAGCTGGCCGAGCTCGGCTGGATCGTCATCCGTGTCGTCGCCGAGGATCGACCCGACCAGATTGTGCGGCAGGTATCAGAGGCACTGGGGCGTCGCGGCCACCGCGACATTGACACCACGCACACGACACGCCGTCGTGGCTGTGCGTAG
- the sufU gene encoding Fe-S cluster assembly sulfur transfer protein SufU → MKLRLEQMYQDVILDHYKHPHHRGLREPFGAEVFHVNPVCGDEVTLRVALSEDGETVADISYDGQGCSISQAATSVLTEQIIGQSVPEALKTIDAFTEMVSSRGNVQGDEEVLGDGVAFAGVAKYPARVKCALLGWMAFKDALARASVANQTSAQAHAGFEEEVAQ, encoded by the coding sequence CTGAAATTGCGTCTCGAGCAGATGTATCAGGATGTGATCCTGGACCACTACAAGCACCCGCATCACCGCGGGCTGCGGGAACCGTTCGGCGCCGAGGTTTTTCACGTCAACCCGGTCTGCGGTGACGAGGTCACGCTGCGCGTCGCGCTGTCCGAGGACGGCGAGACCGTCGCCGACATCTCCTACGACGGCCAAGGCTGTTCGATCAGTCAGGCAGCGACATCGGTGTTGACCGAGCAGATCATCGGGCAGAGTGTGCCGGAGGCGCTCAAGACCATCGACGCCTTCACCGAGATGGTCTCGTCGCGCGGCAACGTGCAGGGCGACGAGGAAGTGCTCGGCGACGGAGTAGCGTTCGCAGGAGTGGCCAAGTATCCGGCGCGGGTGAAATGCGCATTGCTGGGCTGGATGGCGTTCAAGGATGCGCTGGCCCGGGCCAGCGTGGCCAATCAGACGTCCGCACAGGCCCACGCCGGCTTCGAGGAGGAGGTTGCACAATGA
- a CDS encoding metal-sulfur cluster assembly factor: MSDTTASDELLLADVEEAMRDVVDPELGINVVDLGLVYGLNLEKGEEGTVALVDMTLTSAACPLTDVIEDQSRSALVGAGLVDELRINWVWNPPWGPDKITEDGREQLRALGFTV, translated from the coding sequence ATGAGCGACACCACTGCATCTGACGAGCTTTTGCTCGCCGACGTCGAAGAGGCGATGCGCGACGTCGTTGACCCGGAACTCGGCATCAACGTCGTCGACCTCGGTCTGGTTTACGGCCTGAACCTGGAGAAGGGCGAGGAGGGAACCGTCGCCCTGGTCGACATGACGCTGACGTCGGCGGCCTGCCCGTTGACCGATGTCATCGAGGACCAGTCACGGTCGGCGCTGGTGGGCGCCGGCCTGGTCGACGAGCTCAGGATCAACTGGGTGTGGAACCCGCCGTGGGGCCCGGACAAGATCACCGAGGACGGCCGCGAGCAGCTGCGCGCCCTCGGCTTCACTGTCTAG